A window of Rubricoccus marinus contains these coding sequences:
- a CDS encoding n-acetylglutamate synthase — MSRPNYDGRRFAPTASGEGDVGEATRFDYRQKGNVVWATYRGGEVQMGTLIATVDARGALDMRYAHVDASGAMRTGSCHSVPEVLPDGRLRLHEVWEWTDGGTGTSTLEEV, encoded by the coding sequence ATGAGCCGACCCAACTATGACGGCCGCCGCTTTGCGCCGACGGCCTCTGGCGAGGGCGACGTGGGCGAGGCCACGCGGTTCGACTACCGCCAGAAAGGCAACGTGGTGTGGGCCACCTACCGCGGCGGCGAGGTCCAGATGGGCACGCTGATCGCGACGGTCGACGCCAGAGGCGCGTTGGATATGCGATACGCGCATGTAGATGCCTCTGGCGCGATGCGGACGGGCTCCTGCCACTCGGTCCCGGAGGTGCTGCCGGACGGCCGCCTGCGCCTCCATGAGGTCTGGGAGTGGACCGACGGCGGCACGGGCACGTCCACGCTGGAGGAGGTCTAG
- the folE gene encoding GTP cyclohydrolase I FolE, with amino-acid sequence MYHEATTRELSTLTHRQLQLVGEDPEREGLLKTPERVAKAMQFLTHGYQLDPEAILRSAVFEESYSEMVLVKDIEVYSLCEHHMLPFFGKAHVAYIPNGKIVGLSKIPRIVDVFARRLQVQERLTIQIRDAIERVLEPEGVAVVIEAQHLCMMMRGAEKQNSSTTTSAMSGAFLDNDNTRAEFMRLAVR; translated from the coding sequence GTGTACCACGAGGCCACAACGCGAGAGCTCTCGACGCTGACGCACCGGCAGTTGCAACTCGTGGGCGAGGACCCCGAGCGCGAGGGGCTGCTCAAGACGCCCGAGCGCGTCGCGAAGGCGATGCAGTTCCTCACCCACGGGTACCAACTCGATCCCGAGGCCATCTTGCGAAGCGCCGTGTTCGAGGAGTCGTACTCCGAGATGGTGCTCGTCAAGGATATCGAGGTCTACAGCCTGTGCGAGCACCACATGCTGCCGTTTTTCGGCAAGGCGCACGTGGCGTACATCCCCAACGGCAAGATCGTCGGGCTCAGCAAGATCCCGCGCATCGTGGACGTGTTCGCGCGGCGGCTCCAGGTGCAGGAGCGCCTGACCATCCAGATCCGCGACGCCATCGAGCGCGTGCTGGAGCCCGAGGGCGTGGCCGTCGTCATCGAAGCGCAGCACCTGTGCATGATGATGCGCGGCGCCGAGAAGCAGAACTCGTCCACGACGACGAGCGCCATGAGCGGCGCCTTTCTCGACAACGACAACACGCGCGCCGAGTTTATGCGCCTCGCCGTTCGGTAG
- a CDS encoding 6-pyruvoyl trahydropterin synthase family protein yields MPTVYVTRKAHFNAAHRLHNPEKSDDWNRETFGKCNSSNWHGHNYELDVTVAGEPDPETGFVVDLADLKQVIRDRVEEPLDHKNLNLDVPFLKGRMTSTETLAIAIWEQLQDAIPGSGRLYELVLRETPNNSVVYRGE; encoded by the coding sequence ATGCCCACCGTTTACGTCACGCGGAAGGCCCACTTCAATGCGGCCCACCGCCTCCACAACCCCGAGAAGTCCGACGACTGGAATCGCGAGACCTTCGGCAAGTGCAACAGCTCCAACTGGCACGGACACAACTACGAGTTGGACGTGACCGTGGCCGGAGAGCCCGATCCTGAAACCGGCTTCGTGGTGGACCTCGCCGACCTCAAGCAGGTCATCCGCGACCGCGTGGAAGAGCCGCTGGATCACAAAAACCTGAACTTGGACGTACCGTTTCTAAAGGGCCGCATGACCTCTACGGAAACGCTCGCCATCGCGATCTGGGAGCAGCTCCAAGACGCCATCCCGGGCAGCGGACGCCTTTACGAGCTCGTCCTCCGCGAGACCCCCAACAACAGCGTGGTATACCGAGGTGAGTAG